A segment of the Fusobacterium ulcerans genome:
AAAATGGAGCAAGAATTAGATGTGTATCTTTTTCATAGAGGAGAGCACAGAGAAGTATATAATTACATGGGAGCACATTTAACTAAAAATTCAGTTATATTCAGAGTATGGGCTCCTCATGCTAAATCAGTGGCTGTTGTTGGAGATTTTAATAACTGGACTGGCTATGACCATATGATGAAAAAAATAAATAATGAAGGTATATGGGAGCTTGAAATACCAAACCTAAAAAAATTAGAGAAATATAAGTACAGAGTGGAAAGTACTGATGGAAGAGTAGAGATGAAAGCTGACCCTTATGCTTTCTATTCTGAAATGAGACCTAATACAGCTTCTATTGTCTATGATATCCCTAAATTTAAATGGGCTGACAAAAGATGGCTGAATAAGAGAACTACTGGATTGAATAAACCAATTAATATATATGAAGTACATTTAGGATCTTGGAAAAGAGGAATCCATGGAGAATGGCTGAACTATAAAGATTCTGCTGTTATGCTTGCTGAATATCTAAAAGAAATGAATTATACTCACATTGAGATAATGCCTATAAATGAATATCCCCTTGATGCTTCTTGGGGATATCAGGCTACTGGATATTACTCAGTTACAAGCAGATATGGAACACCTGAAGATTTCATGTTCCTTGTAAACCTTATGCATAAAAATAATATTGGAGTTATTTTAGACTGGGTACCTGGACACTTCTGTAAAGATGCTCATGGACTCTACAGATTTGATGGAACTCCAACTTATGAATATTTAGATTCTAGAATTGGAGAAAATAAAGAATGGGGAACTTGTAATTTCGATGTTACAAGAAATGAAGTAAAAAGTTTTTTAATATCTAATCTTACTTACTGGTTTAAAGAATTCCATATAGATGGTGTAAGAATGGATGCAGTAGCTAATATGCTTTACCTTTCATATGGAAAAGACGGAGAAGATGATTTAAGAAATAAATATGGCGGAAAAGAAAATTTAGGTGCTGTAGATTTCTTCAAAGAACTAAATTCTGTTGTACATGATGATTTTCCAGATGTTTTAGTAGTGGCTGAAGATTCAACTGCATGGCCTAATGTTACTAAACACCCCATTGATGGCGGACTGGGATTTGACAGCAAATGGAATATGGGATGGATGAATGATACACTTAAATATTTTAGTATAGATCCTATATTCAGATATCAGCATCATGGAAAGCTGACTTTCTCTTTTATGTATGCTTTCTCTGAAAATTATGTACTTCCTTTGTCTCATGATGAAGTGGTACATGGTAAAAAATCAATAATTGAAAAGATGCCTGGATACTATGAAGACAAGCTGGCTCACACTAGATCTCTTTATTCTTATCAAATGGCTCATCCTGGAAAAAAATTAAATTTTATGGGTAATGAATTTGCTCATGGACTTGAATGGAGATTTTATGAATCTCTTGAATGGCATTTATTAGATCAGAATAATGGAAATAAAGAAGTGCAGGCTTATGTAAAAGCTTTAAATACACTTTACCTTGAGGATAAATCTCTATGGGAAGACAGTTGGGATACTTTTGAATGGATAGAGCATGAAAACTATACTGAAAATATGCTTGCCTTTCTTAGAAAAACAAAAGATTTCAAAGAACATTTAGTAGTTGTTTTTAACTTTTCTGGTGAAGACAAAAAGAAGTACAAGATCGGTGTACCAGAAAATAAAGTATATAATATTATCTTAAACAGTGATGACAAAAAATTCGGTGGAAATGGAACTGTTAAAAAGAAGAAGTACAAACCTATTGACAAAAGCTGGAACTATAGAGAGCAACATATAGAATTGGATATTCCTAAAAACACAGTAATTTTTTTAAAAACTGAAAAGGTTGAAAAGAAAAAAGGAGGAGCAAAGGGAAAAGGGACTGGGAAAGAAGAAAAAATAGAAACAACTGTAACAAAATCATCAACTAAAAAAGAAAATAAAAAGTTAGCCAAATAGTATTACATCGAATATTAGGAGGAAGTTATGAAGAAAAAACAAATAATAGCTATGATACTAGCTGGAGGACAAGGAAGCCGTTTATTAGATTTAACTGAAAAAATAGCTAAACCTGGAGTTCCTTTTGGAGGAAAGTATAGAATCATAGACTTTACTTTAAGTAATTGTTCTAACTCAGGAATAGACACAGTAGGAGTACTTACTCAATATGAACC
Coding sequences within it:
- the glgB gene encoding 1,4-alpha-glucan branching protein GlgB; translation: MEQELDVYLFHRGEHREVYNYMGAHLTKNSVIFRVWAPHAKSVAVVGDFNNWTGYDHMMKKINNEGIWELEIPNLKKLEKYKYRVESTDGRVEMKADPYAFYSEMRPNTASIVYDIPKFKWADKRWLNKRTTGLNKPINIYEVHLGSWKRGIHGEWLNYKDSAVMLAEYLKEMNYTHIEIMPINEYPLDASWGYQATGYYSVTSRYGTPEDFMFLVNLMHKNNIGVILDWVPGHFCKDAHGLYRFDGTPTYEYLDSRIGENKEWGTCNFDVTRNEVKSFLISNLTYWFKEFHIDGVRMDAVANMLYLSYGKDGEDDLRNKYGGKENLGAVDFFKELNSVVHDDFPDVLVVAEDSTAWPNVTKHPIDGGLGFDSKWNMGWMNDTLKYFSIDPIFRYQHHGKLTFSFMYAFSENYVLPLSHDEVVHGKKSIIEKMPGYYEDKLAHTRSLYSYQMAHPGKKLNFMGNEFAHGLEWRFYESLEWHLLDQNNGNKEVQAYVKALNTLYLEDKSLWEDSWDTFEWIEHENYTENMLAFLRKTKDFKEHLVVVFNFSGEDKKKYKIGVPENKVYNIILNSDDKKFGGNGTVKKKKYKPIDKSWNYREQHIELDIPKNTVIFLKTEKVEKKKGGAKGKGTGKEEKIETTVTKSSTKKENKKLAK